Genomic DNA from Catellatospora sp. TT07R-123:
GCCTCAGGATTTTTGCCGAGGCAGAAGTCGCGGATGCTGGCGACGATCTCCGTAACGTTGAGGCTGCCGTCGCGGTTGGTGTCGAGTTCGGCAAAGATCTCGGCTGATTCGTTCTCCCCGACGCCGCACCCGGCGAGTAGGGCGCGGAACTTCTCCGATGTGAGCACATGGCCGTCGGGTTCGACGAGTGCGATGACCGCTCTTGCGAGAGCCTCGACTGTGGGGTCGAACTCCGGTGAGGTGGCGACGTCGGATGAGGCGAGGAATTCTTCGAGGCTGATGGTGCCATCGCCGTCGGTGTCGAGCTGTTCTTGCAGGACGCGCCAGAGCGCGCGGTATCCCGCACGGATCTGCCTGGCCAGTGGCGCGCCAGGAGCCTGGCCGAAACGTTGTACCAGCCGCAGCGCCAGTGCCTCGAAGTCGCCGGCATTGAGGTGGCCGTCACCCGTGGCATCGAGGACACGAAACCGCCTGTCCCTGTCGGAGTCCTTTCCTTCTGCCGGCCGGAGATCACGGGATGCGGTGTCGACCAGCGCCCGGGCCCACGCGGAGGCGTCCGCCCCTGCGGGCTTCAACAGTTCGAGGTGGTCGGCCCCGTCATAACCGTGGAAGGTGACGTCGTTGCCGGCGGTCTTCATCTCCCCTGCGAACGCCGCGGCCTGTACCGCGGGGAGAATGGGGTCCAGCTCCCCGGCGCCGATGAACAGCGGACGGTCACATCGGGTGACCGGAAGATCGGCGTAGGCGAGGAGGACTTGTACCTCGCGGCGCTCGGTGAGGCCTGTGAAACCGGCGTCGTCGTTGCTGGTGGTCGCCGCCGCCTTCTCGACGGCCCGCATCGACTGCGTCGCGGCCAGGTTCAGTAGATG
This window encodes:
- a CDS encoding lipase family protein, with the protein product MRSEVRLSGSEHKPGTLLHAEELPRELWPVGTAQAFRIEYQGVDYLGGLRSVAGSVFVPEAESTGATRPVLGWAHCTVGLNSNNAPSRVGLLPAERDHLSDWLRQGFVVAASDYEGLGTAEPHPYLNGEAIADDIVDIVRAVHQLDISVDTRTVIGGFSQGGHGALYTAIMCTSYAPELDLRGTVSLAPPVRFIDFITLRTAKGDEHVDALVPVVLAGLRVMHPEFAAERFLTDKGMHLLNLAATQSMRAVEKAAATTSNDDAGFTGLTERREVQVLLAYADLPVTRCDRPLFIGAGELDPILPAVQAAAFAGEMKTAGNDVTFHGYDGADHLELLKPAGADASAWARALVDTASRDLRPAEGKDSDRDRRFRVLDATGDGHLNAGDFEALALRLVQRFGQAPGAPLARQIRAGYRALWRVLQEQLDTDGDGTISLEEFLASSDVATSPEFDPTVEALARAVIALVEPDGHVLTSEKFRALLAGCGVGENESAEIFAELDTNRDGSLNVTEIVASIRDFCLGKNPEAPGYWLFGRA